One window from the genome of Paraclostridium sordellii encodes:
- a CDS encoding TIGR03905 family TSCPD domain-containing protein has protein sequence MKISYNTSGCCCSKINLEIDENKIIKNVEFIGGCAGNLIGIKSLVIGKKADEVASILEGIRCGTKNTSCPDQLSKAIKSIK, from the coding sequence ATGAAGATAAGTTATAATACATCTGGATGTTGCTGTAGTAAAATAAATTTAGAAATAGATGAAAATAAAATTATTAAAAATGTTGAATTTATTGGTGGTTGTGCTGGAAATCTAATTGGAATAAAATCATTAGTTATTGGTAAAAAAGCAGATGAAGTAGCATCGATATTAGAAGGAATAAGATGTGGAACTAAAAATACTTCATGTCCAGACCAATTATCAAAAGCAATAAAGTCAATTAAATAA